The genomic region TCGATGACGAATTGTACTTCCACGATTTGAATTTGATGGAAATGATAGAAACGTACGGTACGCCGCTACGTTTTACTTATCTCCCGATTATTAGCAAAAAGATACAACAGGCCAAGATATTGTTTCAAACAGCGATGTTGAAATACAACTATCGCGGTACCTATAAGTATTGTTATTGCACCAAGTCATCCCACTTCAAACATATTGTTGAAGAAGCCCTAAAAAACGATATTCACTTAGAAACATCGTCGGCCTTCGACATGCCTATGATTGACGCTTTGGAGCGACAAGGTAAAGTAACCAAGGACATTACAGTAATCTGTAACGGCTTTAAAACATTCCAATACAAGCAATATATCGTCGATATGTTACATGATGGATTCCACAATATTATCCCCGTTTTGGATAATAAAGAAGAGTTCAATATGTACGATGATGAGATCGAATTATCCGAGCCTTGTAACTTAGGAATTCGTATCGCTGCAGAGGAACAACCTGACTCGCAATTCTATACTTCCCGTTTAGGAATCCGTATGGAAGACGTCATTGATTTCTACAACAGCAAGATCTCTGAAAACCCGAATTTTAGAGTGAAATTACTTCACTTCTTCATCAATTCAGGTATCTCGGACACACCATATTACTGGAATGAGCTTGAAAAGTATGTTACATTGTACTGTAAATTCAAAAAAATCAATCCAGAATTAGACACCTTAGATATTGGTGGCGGTATGCCTTTTAAAGACTCGCTAGTACACGACTTCGATTACGAGTACATGGTGAATGAAATCGTGAACCGTATCAAGCAAATCTGTGCACACCACGAAGTCGTAGAACCAGATATCATTACCGAGTTTGGTAAATATACCGTGGCTGAAGCTTCTGGAATCTTGTATAAAGTACTTGGCCGTAAACAACAGAACGACCGTGAAAAATGGTTAATGCTAGACGGTTCTTTCATCACGAACCTTCCAGACGTTTGGGCATTGAATCAGAAATATATCCTGTTGCCAATAAACAATTGGGATTCGGAATACGAGCGCGTGAACCTTGGTGGTATTACCTGCGATGGTCAAGACTATTACAACCAGGAAGCTCACATGAACTCAGTATTTATGCCGAAAACAAGAAAAGTGCAATACCTAGGATTCTTCCACACCGGAGCCTACCAAGAAGTATTGAGCGGATACGGCGGTATTCACCACTGTCTGCTTCCTTCACCTAAACACGTTTTAGTACGCAGAAATCGCGACGAAACATTTAACTATGAAGTATTTGGCGAGGAACAAAACTCGAAACAAGTCATGAAGTTATTAGGATATCAATAAGGTCTTAGACATAAGACATTAGATTTTAGACATAAGACTTTAGATATAAGACTTTAGATTTTAGATATAAGACCTGCAGAAATGCAGGTCTTTTGTTTTGTACAAGGAAAGGAATTTTGTCTTGAACCAGGAAAGGAAGGATGAAAGGATTGGCAGGATCGTGTAGAAAAACTAAATACTATGACGATGAGATGGTTCCTATTTCTCCTTAAATCCTTCCTTTCCTGGTTCAAGACAAAAGAGTCTAATATCTCACATCTAATATCTACAGTCTAGACAGCCCTAGGTCTAAATACTAAATACTAACTACTACTCACTCCCCTTTCAAACCCAATGTAAACCCAATACAAACCCCTTTCATAACCCTTCTGAAAGGGTTATGAAAGGGGTTTGATTAGACTGATAAAAGCTTGTATTCAGAACGAGACCGGAACAATCTGAGATACGTCTGATTTGATATCCTGGGGCAGCATATTGTATATCTCCATCTTAACATGCACCTCTTCTTTTTCTTTATCCGTTATCGAAGAAAAAAACAAGATATTGATCAAGCTTCCTCCCAACCACCGACCTTCCCGTTCCAGGTAAGTTCGATACTTTCCGTCCAATCTTTTGAAAGACTCGCGGATAATGGATGACTCCTCATGACTCATAAAATGCATCGGATTATTGCTGTTTGTTTACGCAAATATAAATAGTGTATATTAACGGTATATTAAATATGGAGCGCGCTAATTTCCTTAAAATTAAAACCGGCGACCTATATCAGAGGGAGGCATTTTCTCAGTTGAAAGTAAAATGTTGGTGCTTATTTTATATATCAAAAAAAGAAAGCTTACAATATCCTATCTTGCGCGGCATTAATATGAAAAAGATACTTAAATACATGCTGTACATACTTTTAACCCTTGTTATTGTGGTTGTTTTACTGATCTTTCTACTGGGCAGATCAGACAATATCGGCGCATTAGCCTCCGGCGAGCGTCTGCAACGCATGGAATCGCTAAAGACCTTTAAAGAAGGGGTATTCGATAATATCGAATTTACCCCTGCAATCAAAGAGGGCGTATCGCAAATGACTATGCTTCGCAAATTCTTCTTTGCCAAAGACAAGCGCAATGTTCCTTCGACTCCTTTGCCGGTTATTCAAACCGATTTGAAAAATATCCCATTAGACCAGGATGTGTATGTTTGGTTTGGGCATTCCTCCTACTTCCTTCAGATCGACGGAAAACGTATCCTCGTAGACCCCGTTTTTAGCAAACATGCATCCCCGGTACCGTTTGGTGTAAAAGCATTTGACATGACGTACACCTATACAATCGAGCATATGCCGGATGTAGATGTGTTGGTGATCACTCATGATCACTTTGACCATTTAGATTATGCGACATTGAAGAAATATCAAGGCAGAGCCAAGGAGATCATCACAAGTATTGGCGTTGGAGCGCACCTGGAAAAATGGGGATATCCGACCGAAAAAATACACGAGCTTTATTGGGGGGAATCCGAAACAATAGACTCACTCACTTTTACCGCCAATGTTGCCCGACACTTCTCGGGGAGATGGTTCAAACGCAATACCAGCTTATGGTCTTCCTTCGTGTTGAAAACATCAAAATACAATATCTTTATTGGCGGAGATAGCGGTTATGGGAAACATTTTAAGGAGATTGGTGATCAGTATGGTCCCTTTGATTTTACGATTATTGAAAACGGGCAATACAATGATATGTGGCACTATATCCACCTCATGCCGGAAGAAGCGGTAACTGCAGCGAAAGAATTGCAAACAAAAACTTTAATCCCTGTTCATAATTCTAAATTCCCGCTGGCTAATCATGCTTGGGACGAGCCTATGATCAGAATATCGGCAGAGGCAAAGAAACAGAATCAAGAATTGATCACCCCACAGATGGGACAAGTGATCTACCTCGATAAACCCAATGAAACTCGTCCTTGGTGGGAAGAGGTGAAGTAGCAAATAGACATAAAAAGAGCAGCCAGGAAGGGCTGCTCTTTTTATGTTTTCGATATGTTAATCAAGCGTTCTGTATACTTACTTATAGATAAGGAAAGACCGCGATAAACTCGTTTTCTATTTTTTCTCCAACAACATGCCGTGGTCGAATTTCAACTTACTGGTATCCAAGAAACGAAAACCACCGTCACGCTCTTCGACCTCACCATAACCTTCCAATAAGCCCTCCTTCGTCACATTAAAAATCATGTCGCGAACTGAGCCTACGCCTTCAGACATAAAGTAGTATTCTCCAATCAATTGTCCGCCTTTCACATGCCCTTTGAAATCGCCCACATTGCGATCTTTCTCGCCCAATGCATACAGCAATTTGCCAAATACAGAGTCTTGTTGTGCGTTAAGTTCTAATCGAATCGTATCACCCTTACCGATATATTCATAGGTTCCCGGAAGTGTGTCATTATCCACCTCTTTTACTGTGGCTGTATTATTATTTTGTGTTTGATTTCCCGAATTACAAGCTTGTACGGCTAACAACAACAAAGACAAGGAAAGACAAGCTTTGAATTTTCTTTTCATAAAATTTCTTTTAATATTAATAACGGTGACAGTGTACGTAATGTTACCGTCAAAACTAATCAATTAAAATGTTTGTAAGCCATTAGCTATGTTAATTTGTTGTAACTTTATGCTATGAACATGCTAAAAACACCATTTAATACCCCTCACGATACAGCTCCGTTTTCTTCCATTAATCAAGCAGATTTTATACCTGCTTTCGATGAGGCTATTGCCGAAACGAGAGAAGAAATCGATCGCTTGGTATCGAATACTGAACCGGCAAGCTTCGAAAACACGATCGCTGCATTAGCATTCTCCGGAATGCGCTTGGATCGTATTTCCAATATATTTTTCAATTTACACTCCGCGGAGACCAACGATGAACTAGACAAGATTGCGCAGGATGTCGCTCCGAAGCTATCTAAGCTTAGCAACGATATCACTTTGAACGTCGACCTGTTCAATCGAATAAAGGCCGTCTACGAGCAGAAGGATAGTCTGAATCTAAATACAGAGCAACTGATGCTGCTGGAGAAGAACTATAAAGATTTTGTTCGCAACGGTGCATTATTAGCTGAAGATAAAAAACAGCAATTGCGAGATATTGATGCCGAGCTATCTGTATTGAAGTTAAAATTCGGCGAACATGTTTTGGCCGACACCAATGCCTATCAAATGCACTTGTTGGATCCAGCGGAACTTGCTGGCTTACCTGAAGGTGCTATTGAGGCAGCGCAGGAATTGGCGAAAGAGCAAGGAATAGAAGGTTGGATCATCACCCTGGATTACCCGAGCTACATTCCATTTATGACCTATGCCGAGAATAGAGCAAGACGCGAAGAACTCGCCATCGCAGCCGGCAAGAAGGCCTTCCAAGACAACGAGAATAATAACGAGGCTATCGTCTTGAGGATTGTAAACCTAAGACACCAGCGAGCCAATTTATTGGGCTACCCTAGCCACGCGCATTTTGTGTTGGAAGAGCGCATGGCGAAAGACCCTGAAACTGTCAAAGCATTCCTAAATGATCTTTTGGCAAAAGGAAAACCTGCCGCAGAAAAAGAATTTGCGGAACTCTCAGCATTTGCCAAAGAGATCGATGGATTGGAGCAATTGCAGAAATGGGACGGTGCATATTATAGCGAGAAATTAAAGCAGCTGAAGTTTAATTTAGATGATGAAAAGCTCAAGCCTTATTTCAAATTAGAAAATGTGATGCAGGGAGCCTTTGATATTGCAAATAAGCTTTACGGCATCAACTTTAAAGAGGTTGGCACGATAGATAAATATCATCGCGATGTACAGACTTTTGAGGTTAGAGATAACAACGGTGGATTAGTCGCTATATTCTATGCAGATTTCTTCCCTAGAAAAGGAAAACGCAACGGCGCATGGATGACTTCTTTCAAGCCGCAGTATATCAAAGATGGAGAAAACGAAAGACCACATGTGTCGATCGTATGCAACTTCACCAAACCTACGGCTACCAAACCATCGTTATTAACGTTCAACGAGGTGACTACATTGTTTCATGAGTTTGGACATGCCCTGCACGGCATGCTTGCAAATACCACCTATCCTACCCTATCCGGAACTTCCGTCTATTGGGATTTCGTCGAGTTGCCAAGTCAGGTGATGGAAAACTGGTGCTATGAAGAAGAAGCATTGGCACTTTTTGCTAAACACTATGAAAGTGGCGCTTCCCTTCCGATGGAATACGTAGAGAAAATCAAAGAAAGCGCAGCATTCTTGGAAGGCTTAGCAACGGTAAGACAATTGAGCTTCGGGCTATTGGATATGGCTTGGCATGGTCAGGATCCCAGCGGCATCCAAAAGGTAAAAGATTTTGAGCTTGCTGCTTTTGCCGATACAACGATCTATCCAGACGTACCAGACAATGCGATGAGCCCATCCTTCTCCCATATTTTTAATGGTGGATATTCATCCGGATATTATAGCTATAAATGGGCAGAGGTATTAGACGCCGATGCTTTCGAATATTTCAAAGAAGAGGGAATCTTCAATCAGGAAGTTGCGAATAAATTTAAAGATAATATTTTATCTAAGGGCGGAACAGTTCATCCGATGGAATTGTACAAAGCATTCCGAGGTAAAGAACCATCCGTAGATCCTTTATTGAAACGCGCTGGATTAATCGCTTAAGATGGCTACCGTTCGAATAAAAAACATGGTTTGTCCGCGTTGCGAAATGGCCGTCGAACAAATATTGCAAAGGCTAAACCTGCCCTATCAAGAGGTGCGTATCGGCGAGATACATACATCGCGCGATTATCAGGAAGCAGAACTAAATCAGCTCGACGGTGAACTGCAAGCTATTGGATTTGAAATCTTAAAGGACAGGAAAGAGCAACTGGTTGAAGATATAAAAATAGCCCTCTTAACCTTGGTAAATAGCGAAGAAGCCAATGTAATCAAGACCTCACAGTTCTTGATGGATCGTTTCCATATGGACTACGCTTATCTCAGCAATACCTTTTCCGAAATACAAGGCGAGAGTATTGAAAAATATTTGATCCATCTTAGGATTGAGAAAGTGAAAGAGCTTTTGCATTATGATCTGCCGTTATCAGAGATTGCTTTCAAGCTTCAATACAGTAGCGTAGCGCATTTGAGCACACAATTCAAAAAGATTACGGGCAAAACGCCATCAGAATTTAAGAGGTTATTGGAGGAAAGACATAGAAGTTAAACAAGACATGATATATACTTCTTCCGAACTTCCGATAAGATACCAAAAGGGATAATAATTCTCGAAAGGTCTTGACAAAAGACATTTTCAGAAAAAAGACGCCTAAAAAGAGAAAGGCAGGATTGGTTTCAATTCTGCCTTTCTTATGTCTAATGTCTGATATCTAATATCTAAATTCCAGACTTATTTCAAGTTATCACGATAAACTTTCGCTTTTTTAACTTCCGTTTGGATATCCTTACGAGAAGCGTCATAGCTCAATACTTTTTCGTAATCTGTCACTGCTTTGTTGTATGCATCTGTAGCAGTAGCTTTGTTGTAATTCGCTGACGATTTAGTACCTGTTAAAATTCCTAAGTCACGGTAAGCGATCGCACGGTTTTGATATAATTTCGCATCATTTGCATTGATCGCGATTGCTTTTGTATAGTCAGCAATAGCAGATTTCAATAATGCTTCGCGCTCCGACTCTTTCAATTTTAACTCGCGGTTTACAGCGATGTTGTTGTTCGCTTTTGCTTTGTAGTAATAAGCATGTACATTTTTAGCGTCTAAACCGATTACTTTATTGAAAGAACCGATAGATTTCTTGTAGTCGCCGTTTTGGAACTGCGAATAACCCAATAAATACACTACATCAGGATCTGTTCCGGAAGTTGGAAGTGCTTTTTCAAATTGCGCTGCAGCAGTTTTAAAATCTCCATCCAATAGTGCTTTCTCCCCCGCACGAACATTTGGGTCACTATGTTGCTTCTCCTGTGCTTGTACAGCTACTGTACTAAGTGCTAATGCTACTGTGGCTAATCCAATTTTTAAAGACTTCATCTGTGTATTGATTTTATTAATATTCATTTCTAATTGTTTTTCGTTGAGTGTAAGAACAGTCTACTACTGCATAGAGTAAAAATCTGTTAAATAGTTTAAGGCTACAATCAATAGTTATAAACATTTCCACATTTTACCATAATTGACTTACCTTTGCGTAAATAACGCGCTGTCAATGAACGGCCATAACTGACGATTTAACAGTAATTACCCTTCATTAGCATAAATAATACCAAAAATTTAGCCTTGGCACTGCTGTTGCATTATAGTGATACAACTATAATAAGATATTTATCGCCGAATCGTCTGACAAGATGTCGGCAAAACGATATATGAACATATGAGTAAATTCAACGCATTCAACTTTGACCAAACATTACCCATCATTAACGAGGAAACGGAATTCTTCCCGCTGTTAACTCAACAGGATGAGGAGGAAATGCGCAATGCCGAAATACCCGAGGTATTGCCAATTCTGCCCCTGCGCAACACCGTATTGTTTCCGGGCGTTGTGATCCCTATCACGGTGGGTAGAGATAAATCGATCAAGTTGATCAAAGATGCCTATAAAGGAGATCGCGCCATTGGTGTTGTCTCTCAAAAAGATATGATTGTGGAAGACCCGACCTTTGAGCAGTTGCACAAAGTCGGCACAGTCGCACATATCATCAAAATTCTCCAAATGCCTGATGGTAATACAACAGTTATTATCCAAGGCAAACAACGCTTCCGTTTACTAGAACTGGTGCAGTCTGAACCGTATATGACGGCCAAGGTGGAGAAGTTTCCGGAGGATAAGCCTAAAACCAATACGAAGGAATTTAAGGCGCTTATTGCTTCGGTAAAAGAACTTGCATTACAGATTATTCAACTATCACCAAACCTTCCAAGTGAGGCTGGTATTGCGATTAAGAATATTGAGAGTCCGACTTTCTTAGTGAATTTTATTGCTTCGAATCTTTCTTTAGAATTAGAGGACAAGCAAGACTTACTAGAAAATAAAGACTTCGTTAAACGTGCGAAGCAACTTTTGGAGCACTTGACTACCGAGATCCAAATGCTGGAATTGAAGAATCAGATCCAGAATAAGGTTCGTGTGGATCTAGATAAACAACAACGCGATTACTTCTTAAGCCAACAATTGAAGACTATCCAAGAAGAATTGGGCGGTAGTACTCCTGATTTAGAACTGGAAGAACTAAAGAAACGAGGAAAAAACAAGAAGTGGCCGGAGGATGTTGCCAAGCATTTTGCAAAGGAATTGGAAAAGCTTGCGCGTATTAATCCTGCAGCAGCAGATTACTCTGTGCAGTTGAACTATCTGGAATTATTACTTGACCTTCCATGGGCAGAATACACAAAAGATAACTTTGACTTAAAGCGCGCAGAAAGAATATTAGACAAAGATCACTACGGTTTAGAGAAGGTAAAACAGCGTATCATTGAGTACTTAGCGGTTTTAAAGCTAAAGAACGATATGAAGGCTCCTATTCTATGCCTTGTAGGGCCTCCGGGGGTTGGTAAGACATCCTTAGGAAAGTCTATCGCAAGAGCCTTAGGAAGAAAATACACGCGTATGGCATTGGGTGGTGTGAGGGATGAAGCGGAGATTCGCGGACACCGTAAAACCTATATTGGTGCTATGCCGGGGCGCATTATTCAGTCTTTGAAAAAGGCCGGTGCGTCCAATCCGGTATTTGTGTTGGACGAAATCGATAAGATTGGTTCCGACTTCAAAGGCGATCCTTCATCAGCATTATTGGAGGTCTTAGATCCAGAACAAAACACCAACTTCTATGATCACTATGTGGAGATGGAGTACGATTTATCGAAGGTGATGTTTATCGCTACAGCGAACTCGCTGAACGGTATACAGCCGGCTTTATTAGACCGTATGGAGATTATTGAAGTCAATGGATATACGATTGAGGAAAAGATTGAAATTGCTAAGAAGCACTTATTGCCGAAGCAGCGCGAAATGCACGGTATACAAGCTAAAGACATCAACTTAAAACCGAAGATGATTGAGAAGATCATCGAAGAATATACGAGAGAGTCTGGCGTACGTGGACTAGAGAAGAAAATCGGATCCATCGTTCGTGGTGTTGCGACGCGCATTGTGATGGAAAAAGAATACAATCCGATTCTTTCGGCTTCTGATATCGAAGAGATCTTAGGCGCTCCTATCTTTGATAAGGACCTCTATGAGAATAACGATATCGCAGGTGTGGTTACGGGTCTAGCATGGACTTCTGTTGGTGGTGATATCCTATTCATCGAGTCGAGCTTAAGTCCTGGAAAAGGTAAGTTAAGCCTTACAGGTAACTTAGGTGATGTGATGAAAGAATCTGCAGCGATTGCGATGGCGTATTTGCGCTCGCATGCGGAAGAATTCGGTATTGACTATGCGGTATTCGACCAATGGGATGTCAATATCCACGTTCCGGCAGGTGCTACCCCAAAAGATGGCCCTTCTGCAGGTATTACCATGCTAACAGCCTTAGCATCCCTGTTTACCCAACGCAAAGTGAAAGAAAAACTAGCGATGACTGGCGAGATTACGCTACGTGGCAAGGTACTTCCGGTAGGTGGAATCAAAGAAAAGATCCTGGCTGCCAAACGTGCGAACATCAAGGAAATCATCCTTTGCAAGAGCAATCAAAAAGATATACAGGAGATCAAAGAAGACTACGTAAAAGACTTGAAATTCCATTATGTAACCGACATGAAGGAAGTCGTTAAACTAGCCTTGTTAGATACTAAAGTCAAGAACGCGAAGAAGCTATTGCGCGAAGAAGCAAAATAAGCTTGTCAGCATAAAATCAAAAGTGAAAGCCATTCGTTTAATCGGATGGCTTTTTCTTTTTATACTGGATAACAAGGCGTATTTTTGCGGTAATGAGAGCAGCAACTGTTACAAAGCAAATCGTTCGAAAACTAGTAACATCCCCATTATTAATTTATGTCATCCGGTGTCTACTTGGATTCTCCATTGGCTATTTATTGTATAATCGCTATCGTGAATTTGAGATCTTTTGGGCACTGCTCTCAATTATTCTGGTCATCTCGCCTGAAGAAAAAGACTCCAAAAGACTTTCCATCGAACGGTTCAAATCCAATTTCATAGGCTCCAGCGTAGCCATGATCTGCGTTTGGATACTTCCCGAATCCGTGTACTCTATCGGCGCAGGGATTGTCCTAACCATTATCTGCTGCCGGGTATTCAATATTATGAATATGGCGCGCGTTGCGATTGTTGCATTGCTCATCATCATGATTGAACCGCATCATACGCAAATCGCCTACACGCCTATCTATCGTGCCGTTTCTACCGGGGTCGGATGTATCATTGGTCTTGCTATCGTTATTATCACCTCAGGCATAAAGCATTACCTTATGGAGAAGTACTTAGACGATTGGACTGCTCCTAATTCGGGAAATTAGCGTATTTTTGCGATAATGATTGAACTTTATACCGACGGTGCTTCAAGTGGAAATCCTGGTCCTGGTGGCTATGGAACCATCTTACGAACGATCTATACAGGGTCAAATCCTGAATATCAAGGCAAGCTTATTGAGAAAGAGTTCTCGGGAGGCTTTCGCAAGACCACGAATAACCGCATGGAATTACTCGCTGTGATCATTGGTTTAGAAGCTTTGAAAAGCATCAATCAGCAGGTCACTATCTTTTCCGACTCCAAATATGTCATCGATGCAATCGATAAGAAATGGGTTTACGGCTGGATTCAAAAAGGATTTCAGGGTAAAAAGAATAAGGATCTATGGATGCGATTAATGTCTTTATACAAACTCCATAAAGTGAAGTTGGTATGGGTCAAAGGCCATGCTGGGCATCCCCTGAACGAGCGCTGCGATCAACTAGCGGTAAAAGCATCGAAAGACAAAGCCAACTGGAAGATTGACTCCGTATTTGAAGTGGAGATGCAAAAAGGAATGGACATCTAAAGCTTAGCTGTCCATCAAGTCCTGAAAAGCATTAGCTAGGTTGTTGATGATATCCGAAGCGATAAGACTCGCCTCTCCTGTATCCCTCGACGCAATATCTCCAGCGAGACCATGCAGATACATCCCCAATATTGCGGCGTCTTTTGCCGACATCTCCTGCGCACGAAGACTGGTTAAAATCCCTGTCAACACATCGCCGCTCCCACCGGTCGCCATACCTGGGTTCCCCGTAGAATTGAAATATAAGCTTCCATCCGGACAGACCAATACCGAATTCGCACCTTTAATAATCAGAAACACTTGATGCTCGGAAGCAAATATTTTCGCCTTCGAAAGCTTCTCGTAATCATTATCCCACGTACCGATCAAACGACTCAGCTCCTTCGGGTGTGGAGATAAAATAGTCTCCGCAGGCAAGGCCTGCAATAGGCTTTCTTGCTGTGCCAGAATATTCAAGGCATCAGCATCTAAGACCAGCCGAGCGTCCTCTGGCAATGACTGCAGATAGATGGCAAAACCTCGAACTGTTAGCTCATCCGTCCCCATCCCTACACCCATTCCGATAGCGGTAAGATCAGTCGGGAAATTGAAATCGCGTAAGGATAGTTCAGCGGCATCGGCAAAGACCATTGCTTCGGGAAAGGCAGTTTGTACTATGCTCGTTCCGCAATTCGGAATCCCAACGGATACCAATCCACAGCCAGTTCTTAGTGCTGCTTTGGAAGCCAACAGCATCGCTCCCATCTTTCCATAGCTCCCGCCAATCAATAGTGCATGACCAAAGGTGCCTTTATGGCTAAATTTAGAGCGAATAGGCACAAGCGATTTGGCAGATTTTGCCGTCAAATAATGCATGTTCGTTTCCTGCCCTTCCATAGCCTCAGTATCCAACCCAATATCCAGAATGCTAAACGATTTCACGAATTCTCCATATTCCGGAAGCAATAGATTTAGCTTCGGAACCTGAAAGGTATATACCCTATCCGCCCTTATGATGGGGCTATCCACAGTAATATGCGTCTCGCAAGACAAGCCAGACGGCATATCTACCGAAATGCGAACGGCCCTTGCAGCGTTGATCTGATCAATGATCCCTCGCCATTCCGAACTTAAAGCCCTGTTGAGTCCATAACCAAACAAACAATCCAGGATAATAGCATCCTTCTCGAAGGCTAGAATATCTTCCAAATTGAACATACGTATTCTTTCGTGACCTAAGTTCTCTTGGTTCTTCGCATTATCTACGGAATACTGCTCGGCATCTATCAAATAAACCTCTACGGTTGCACCTAGTGCGTCTAATAGGCCGGCGATAGCCAAACCGTCACCACCATTATTACCCTTTCCACAGAGGATATAAACACGCTTCTCGAGCAGCTCCGAAAAATCATCTAAAAGCGACGCCACAACGGTGGCCGATGCACGTTGCATCAGATCCCAAGAATTTATTGCTTGATTCGCTATGGTTTGCTCGTCGACCTGTTTTAATTGAGAAGGATTTAGAATTTTCATAGGCATGGCATTAAATAGACAAAGCCCCTAAAATTAGGGGCTTTATCATTAATTAACAACAGTTTATTTTAAATGTTTACGGAAGAATCCCATCATGGCTTTATAGAATTCTATCTGATTTTCTTCTTTATGGAATCCATGTCCTTCATCGTATTTTACCATGTAAGGCACGTCTACCCCTTTGCTGCGAAGCGCTTTCACAATCTGATCCGCCTCTGCAATCTTCACTCTAGGGTCATTGGCGCCCTGAACAACAAATAAAGGAGCTTTAATTTTATCTACATGGAATAGTGGCGATACTTCTTTCGCGATTGCTGCCTCATCCTCTTTGTCTGGGTTGTACCAAATTTGATATAACATCACTTTGTAAGGCTTCCAATATTCAGGAATAGAGTTCAACAAGGTAAAGATATTGGACACCCCTACATAGTCCACCCCTGCTTTATACAAGT from Sphingobacterium sp. BN32 harbors:
- a CDS encoding arginine decarboxylase; amino-acid sequence: MQSYQEFLDLSVGFPQDGFDIIDDELYFHDLNLMEMIETYGTPLRFTYLPIISKKIQQAKILFQTAMLKYNYRGTYKYCYCTKSSHFKHIVEEALKNDIHLETSSAFDMPMIDALERQGKVTKDITVICNGFKTFQYKQYIVDMLHDGFHNIIPVLDNKEEFNMYDDEIELSEPCNLGIRIAAEEQPDSQFYTSRLGIRMEDVIDFYNSKISENPNFRVKLLHFFINSGISDTPYYWNELEKYVTLYCKFKKINPELDTLDIGGGMPFKDSLVHDFDYEYMVNEIVNRIKQICAHHEVVEPDIITEFGKYTVAEASGILYKVLGRKQQNDREKWLMLDGSFITNLPDVWALNQKYILLPINNWDSEYERVNLGGITCDGQDYYNQEAHMNSVFMPKTRKVQYLGFFHTGAYQEVLSGYGGIHHCLLPSPKHVLVRRNRDETFNYEVFGEEQNSKQVMKLLGYQ
- a CDS encoding MBL fold metallo-hydrolase, whose product is MKKILKYMLYILLTLVIVVVLLIFLLGRSDNIGALASGERLQRMESLKTFKEGVFDNIEFTPAIKEGVSQMTMLRKFFFAKDKRNVPSTPLPVIQTDLKNIPLDQDVYVWFGHSSYFLQIDGKRILVDPVFSKHASPVPFGVKAFDMTYTYTIEHMPDVDVLVITHDHFDHLDYATLKKYQGRAKEIITSIGVGAHLEKWGYPTEKIHELYWGESETIDSLTFTANVARHFSGRWFKRNTSLWSSFVLKTSKYNIFIGGDSGYGKHFKEIGDQYGPFDFTIIENGQYNDMWHYIHLMPEEAVTAAKELQTKTLIPVHNSKFPLANHAWDEPMIRISAEAKKQNQELITPQMGQVIYLDKPNETRPWWEEVK
- a CDS encoding M3 family metallopeptidase, with the protein product MNMLKTPFNTPHDTAPFSSINQADFIPAFDEAIAETREEIDRLVSNTEPASFENTIAALAFSGMRLDRISNIFFNLHSAETNDELDKIAQDVAPKLSKLSNDITLNVDLFNRIKAVYEQKDSLNLNTEQLMLLEKNYKDFVRNGALLAEDKKQQLRDIDAELSVLKLKFGEHVLADTNAYQMHLLDPAELAGLPEGAIEAAQELAKEQGIEGWIITLDYPSYIPFMTYAENRARREELAIAAGKKAFQDNENNNEAIVLRIVNLRHQRANLLGYPSHAHFVLEERMAKDPETVKAFLNDLLAKGKPAAEKEFAELSAFAKEIDGLEQLQKWDGAYYSEKLKQLKFNLDDEKLKPYFKLENVMQGAFDIANKLYGINFKEVGTIDKYHRDVQTFEVRDNNGGLVAIFYADFFPRKGKRNGAWMTSFKPQYIKDGENERPHVSIVCNFTKPTATKPSLLTFNEVTTLFHEFGHALHGMLANTTYPTLSGTSVYWDFVELPSQVMENWCYEEEALALFAKHYESGASLPMEYVEKIKESAAFLEGLATVRQLSFGLLDMAWHGQDPSGIQKVKDFELAAFADTTIYPDVPDNAMSPSFSHIFNGGYSSGYYSYKWAEVLDADAFEYFKEEGIFNQEVANKFKDNILSKGGTVHPMELYKAFRGKEPSVDPLLKRAGLIA
- a CDS encoding AraC family transcriptional regulator → MVCPRCEMAVEQILQRLNLPYQEVRIGEIHTSRDYQEAELNQLDGELQAIGFEILKDRKEQLVEDIKIALLTLVNSEEANVIKTSQFLMDRFHMDYAYLSNTFSEIQGESIEKYLIHLRIEKVKELLHYDLPLSEIAFKLQYSSVAHLSTQFKKITGKTPSEFKRLLEERHRS
- a CDS encoding tetratricopeptide repeat protein, whose amino-acid sequence is MNINKINTQMKSLKIGLATVALALSTVAVQAQEKQHSDPNVRAGEKALLDGDFKTAAAQFEKALPTSGTDPDVVYLLGYSQFQNGDYKKSIGSFNKVIGLDAKNVHAYYYKAKANNNIAVNRELKLKESEREALLKSAIADYTKAIAINANDAKLYQNRAIAYRDLGILTGTKSSANYNKATATDAYNKAVTDYEKVLSYDASRKDIQTEVKKAKVYRDNLK